From the Tachyglossus aculeatus isolate mTacAcu1 chromosome 21, mTacAcu1.pri, whole genome shotgun sequence genome, one window contains:
- the TOP3A gene encoding DNA topoisomerase 3-alpha isoform X1, producing the protein MRRVPAGPLARLGIGLWCRRLLPRSPAPSLSSSAMEAAFRATRRVLCVAEKNDAAKGIADLLSDSRMTRREGFSRFNKIYEFDYRLYGQNVTMVMTSVSGHLLAHDFQMQFRKWQSCNPLILFEAEIEKYCPENFVDIKRTLEREAQQCQTLMIWTDCDREGENIGFEVIHVCKAVKPSLRVFRARFSEITPRAVRMACETLTEPDQRVSDAVDVRQELDLRIGAAFTRFQTLRLQRIFPEVLAEQLISYGSCQFPTLGFVVERFKAIQAFVPESFHKIKVTHEHEDCLVEFNWKRHRLFNHTACLVLYQMCIEDPIATVVEVGSKPKSKWRPQPLDTVELEKLASRKLKINAKETMRIAEKLYTHGFISYPRTETNIFPKDLNLAALVQQQTQDQRWGDFAQGILDRGGPTPRNGNKSDQAHPPIHPTKYTCNLQGDEQRLYEFIVRHFLACCSQDAQGQETTVEIDIAHERFIAHGLMILARNYLEVYPYDRWSDKVIPIYEKGFRFQPTTLEMVEGETSPPQLLTEADLIALMEKHGIGTDATHAEHIETIKSRMYVGLTADKRFLPGHLGMGLVEGYDAMGYEMSKPNLRAELEADLKLICEGKKDKFVVLTQQVQKYRQVFIEAAAKANKLDEALSQYFGEAAEVGQREEIYPAMPVPIRKCPQCNKDMVLKTKKNGGFYLGCLGYPACKAAVWFPDSVLEVSKDDSVCPDCVPHPVYKLKFKFKRGSIPPTMPLEFVGCIGGCDEALREILDLRYFQGPPRALDPASHLQINQSLNQVGSRHNHRPRPPSEGRSRPLNPSSRTHPSFPTAAEGSNSVMCNCGQEALLLTVRKDGPNQGRQFYKCGAGGCSFFLWADQQAEDGTSGAARTAVAPAPPPAEGNRVGYGSSGGGRVSGGTNCMCNQPAITRVVQKDGPNKGRQFHTCQKPREQQCGFFQWADENTAPGTFSAQGFGGRGQQRGPRGRSKKPGANSTVAGPTSKRPRTCGFCHQPGHTRVSCPQNR; encoded by the exons AGAGAAGGATTTTCCAGGTTCAACAAGATATATGAATTTGACTATCGTTTGTATGGACAG AATGTTACCATGGTGATGACTTCTGTTTCTGGACACTTGCTGGCTCATGATTTCCAGATGCAGTTTCGAAAATG GCAAAGCTGCAATCCCCTGATCCTCTTCGAAGCTGAAATCGAGAAGTACTGTCCAGAAAACTTTGTGGATATCAAG AGAACCCTGGAGCGAGAAGCCCAGCAGTGCCAGACGCTAATGATCTGGACCGATTGCGATCGCGAAGGGGAGAACATCGGGTTTGAAGTCATCCATGTGTGTAAAGCTG TGAAGCCGAGCCTTCGGGTTTTCAGAGCCCGTTTCTCTGAGATCACCCCCCGGGCTGTCCGGATGGCCTGTGAGACGCTCACTGAACCGGATCAGAGAGTGAGTGATGCTGTggatgtgagacaggaattggaCCTGAGGATag GTGCTGCCTTCACCAGGTTCCAGACCTTGAGGCTCCAGAGGATATTTCCTGAGGTGTTGGCCGAGCAGCTAATTAGTTACGGTAGCTGTCAGTTTCCAACACTGGGCTTCGTTGTAGAAAGGTTCAAAGCCATCCAGGCCTTTGTGCCCGAGAGCTTCCATAAAATTAAAG TGACTCATGAGCATGAAGACTGCCTCGTAGAGTTCAACTGGAAGAGGCATCGACTCTTTAACCACACCGCCTGCCTTGTCCTCTATCAAATGTGCATTGAG GATCCGATAGCGACAGTAGTGGAAGTGGGGAGTAAGCCAAAGAGCAAATGGAGGCCCCAGCCCCTGGATACCGTG GAGCTCGAAAAATTGGCCTCACGCAAGTTGAAAATAAATGCGAAGGAAACCATGAGAATTGCAGAAAAGCTCTACACTCACGG GTTCATCAGCTATCCCCGAACCGAGACCAATATTTTCCCCAAAGACCTGAACCTGGCAGCTTTGGTGCAGCAGCAGACACAAGACCAGCGCTGGGGAGACTTCGCCCAGGGAATTCTAGACAGGGGTGGGCCGACCCCTCGCAACGGGAACAAATCAGATCAAGCTCATCCCCCCATTCACCCCACCAAATACACCTGTAACCTGCAG GGGGATGAACAGCGTCTGTATGAGTTTATCGTTCGCCATTTTCTGGCCTGCTGCTCCCAGGATGCTCAGGGGCAAGAAACAACTGTGGAGATTGACATTGCTCACGAACGCTTCATTGCTCATGGACTCATGATCCTTGCCAGAAACTACCTTGAAGTATATCCGTATGATAGGTGGAGTGATAAG GTCATCCCCATCTATGAGAAGGGATTTCGCTTTCAACCCACCACCTTGGAGATGGTTGAAGGAGAGACCAGCCCACCTCAGTTGCTCACAGAAGCCGATCTCATTGCCCTCATGGAAAAGCATGGCATTG GCACGGATGCCACCCACGCGGAGCACATCGAGACCATCAAATCACGGATGTACGTGGGACTCACGGCAGATAAGAGATTCCTCCCGGGGCATCTGGGCATGGGGCTTGTGGAAG GATACGATGCCATGGGATATGAGATGTCCAAACCTAACTTACGGGCTGAGCTGGAGGCCGACCTGAAGCTCATCTGTGAAGGGAAGAAGGACAAGTTTGTGGTTCTGACGCAACAAGTTCAGAAATATAGGCAAGTTTTCATTGAAGCGGCGGCCAAAGCCAACAA ACTGGACGAAGCACTGTCCCAGTACTTCGGGGAAGCGGCAGAAGTGGGCCAGCGAGAAGAAATCTACCCAGCAATGCCAGTGCCCATCAGGAAATGTCCTCAGTGTAATAAGGATATGGTTCTCAAAACCAAGAAGAATGGCGG ATTCTACCTCGGTTGCCTGGGTTATCCGGCCTGTAAAGCAGCAGTCTGGTTTCCCGATTCTGTCTTGGAAGTGAGCAAGGATGACAGCGTGTGTCCCGATTGTGTACCTCATCCGGTTTACAA GTTGAAATTCAAATTCAAGCGCGGCAGTATTCCCCCAACTATGCCACTGGAGTTTGTTGGGTGTATCGGGGGATGCGATGAGGCCCTCAGAGAGATCCTGGACCTGCGATATTTTCAAGGTCCCCCAAGAGCCCTCGATCCGGCCAGCCACTTACAGATTAACCAGTCGCTGAACCAGGTGGGGAGTAGGCACAACCACCGACCCAGGCCACCCTCCGAGGGACGGAGCAGACCGCTCAACCCCTCATCCAGGACTCACCCGTCATTCCCCACCGCTGCCGAAGGGAGCAACTCCGTGATGTGCAACTGCGGCCAGGAAGCGCTGCTGCTCACGGTCCGGAAGGACGGACCCAATCAGGGCAGGCAGTTTTACAAATGCGGCGCAGGTGGTTGCAGTTTCTTCCTCTGGGCTGACCAACAGGCGGAAGATGGCACCTCAGGGGCGGCCAGGACCGCGGTGGCTCCGGCACCTCCTCCCGCCGAAGGTAACAGGGTGGGATATGGGAGCTCCGGAGGTGGCAGAGTCAGCGGGGGCACCAACTGCATGTGCAACCAGCCGGCCATCACCCGGGTAGTCCAGAAGGATGGGCCCAACAAGGGACGCCAGTTCCACACGTGTCAGAAGCCGagagagcagcagtgtggtttCTTCCAGTGGGCAGATGAAAATACGGCACCAG gGACTTTTTCCGCGCAAGGTTTCGGAGGCAGAGGACAGCAAAGGGGGCCAAGAGGGAGAAGCAAAAAACCCGGAGCCAATTCCACAGTCGCCGGGCCCACCTCCAAGAGACCACGGACATGTGGATTCTGCCACCAGCCGGGACACACACGGGTCTCCTGTCCTCAGAATAGGTGA
- the TOP3A gene encoding DNA topoisomerase 3-alpha isoform X2, translating to MRRVPAGPLARLGIGLWCRRLLPRSPAPSLSSSAMEAAFRATRRVLCVAEKNDAAKGIADLLSDSRMTRNVTMVMTSVSGHLLAHDFQMQFRKWQSCNPLILFEAEIEKYCPENFVDIKRTLEREAQQCQTLMIWTDCDREGENIGFEVIHVCKAVKPSLRVFRARFSEITPRAVRMACETLTEPDQRVSDAVDVRQELDLRIGAAFTRFQTLRLQRIFPEVLAEQLISYGSCQFPTLGFVVERFKAIQAFVPESFHKIKVTHEHEDCLVEFNWKRHRLFNHTACLVLYQMCIEDPIATVVEVGSKPKSKWRPQPLDTVELEKLASRKLKINAKETMRIAEKLYTHGFISYPRTETNIFPKDLNLAALVQQQTQDQRWGDFAQGILDRGGPTPRNGNKSDQAHPPIHPTKYTCNLQGDEQRLYEFIVRHFLACCSQDAQGQETTVEIDIAHERFIAHGLMILARNYLEVYPYDRWSDKVIPIYEKGFRFQPTTLEMVEGETSPPQLLTEADLIALMEKHGIGTDATHAEHIETIKSRMYVGLTADKRFLPGHLGMGLVEGYDAMGYEMSKPNLRAELEADLKLICEGKKDKFVVLTQQVQKYRQVFIEAAAKANKLDEALSQYFGEAAEVGQREEIYPAMPVPIRKCPQCNKDMVLKTKKNGGFYLGCLGYPACKAAVWFPDSVLEVSKDDSVCPDCVPHPVYKLKFKFKRGSIPPTMPLEFVGCIGGCDEALREILDLRYFQGPPRALDPASHLQINQSLNQVGSRHNHRPRPPSEGRSRPLNPSSRTHPSFPTAAEGSNSVMCNCGQEALLLTVRKDGPNQGRQFYKCGAGGCSFFLWADQQAEDGTSGAARTAVAPAPPPAEGNRVGYGSSGGGRVSGGTNCMCNQPAITRVVQKDGPNKGRQFHTCQKPREQQCGFFQWADENTAPGTFSAQGFGGRGQQRGPRGRSKKPGANSTVAGPTSKRPRTCGFCHQPGHTRVSCPQNR from the exons AATGTTACCATGGTGATGACTTCTGTTTCTGGACACTTGCTGGCTCATGATTTCCAGATGCAGTTTCGAAAATG GCAAAGCTGCAATCCCCTGATCCTCTTCGAAGCTGAAATCGAGAAGTACTGTCCAGAAAACTTTGTGGATATCAAG AGAACCCTGGAGCGAGAAGCCCAGCAGTGCCAGACGCTAATGATCTGGACCGATTGCGATCGCGAAGGGGAGAACATCGGGTTTGAAGTCATCCATGTGTGTAAAGCTG TGAAGCCGAGCCTTCGGGTTTTCAGAGCCCGTTTCTCTGAGATCACCCCCCGGGCTGTCCGGATGGCCTGTGAGACGCTCACTGAACCGGATCAGAGAGTGAGTGATGCTGTggatgtgagacaggaattggaCCTGAGGATag GTGCTGCCTTCACCAGGTTCCAGACCTTGAGGCTCCAGAGGATATTTCCTGAGGTGTTGGCCGAGCAGCTAATTAGTTACGGTAGCTGTCAGTTTCCAACACTGGGCTTCGTTGTAGAAAGGTTCAAAGCCATCCAGGCCTTTGTGCCCGAGAGCTTCCATAAAATTAAAG TGACTCATGAGCATGAAGACTGCCTCGTAGAGTTCAACTGGAAGAGGCATCGACTCTTTAACCACACCGCCTGCCTTGTCCTCTATCAAATGTGCATTGAG GATCCGATAGCGACAGTAGTGGAAGTGGGGAGTAAGCCAAAGAGCAAATGGAGGCCCCAGCCCCTGGATACCGTG GAGCTCGAAAAATTGGCCTCACGCAAGTTGAAAATAAATGCGAAGGAAACCATGAGAATTGCAGAAAAGCTCTACACTCACGG GTTCATCAGCTATCCCCGAACCGAGACCAATATTTTCCCCAAAGACCTGAACCTGGCAGCTTTGGTGCAGCAGCAGACACAAGACCAGCGCTGGGGAGACTTCGCCCAGGGAATTCTAGACAGGGGTGGGCCGACCCCTCGCAACGGGAACAAATCAGATCAAGCTCATCCCCCCATTCACCCCACCAAATACACCTGTAACCTGCAG GGGGATGAACAGCGTCTGTATGAGTTTATCGTTCGCCATTTTCTGGCCTGCTGCTCCCAGGATGCTCAGGGGCAAGAAACAACTGTGGAGATTGACATTGCTCACGAACGCTTCATTGCTCATGGACTCATGATCCTTGCCAGAAACTACCTTGAAGTATATCCGTATGATAGGTGGAGTGATAAG GTCATCCCCATCTATGAGAAGGGATTTCGCTTTCAACCCACCACCTTGGAGATGGTTGAAGGAGAGACCAGCCCACCTCAGTTGCTCACAGAAGCCGATCTCATTGCCCTCATGGAAAAGCATGGCATTG GCACGGATGCCACCCACGCGGAGCACATCGAGACCATCAAATCACGGATGTACGTGGGACTCACGGCAGATAAGAGATTCCTCCCGGGGCATCTGGGCATGGGGCTTGTGGAAG GATACGATGCCATGGGATATGAGATGTCCAAACCTAACTTACGGGCTGAGCTGGAGGCCGACCTGAAGCTCATCTGTGAAGGGAAGAAGGACAAGTTTGTGGTTCTGACGCAACAAGTTCAGAAATATAGGCAAGTTTTCATTGAAGCGGCGGCCAAAGCCAACAA ACTGGACGAAGCACTGTCCCAGTACTTCGGGGAAGCGGCAGAAGTGGGCCAGCGAGAAGAAATCTACCCAGCAATGCCAGTGCCCATCAGGAAATGTCCTCAGTGTAATAAGGATATGGTTCTCAAAACCAAGAAGAATGGCGG ATTCTACCTCGGTTGCCTGGGTTATCCGGCCTGTAAAGCAGCAGTCTGGTTTCCCGATTCTGTCTTGGAAGTGAGCAAGGATGACAGCGTGTGTCCCGATTGTGTACCTCATCCGGTTTACAA GTTGAAATTCAAATTCAAGCGCGGCAGTATTCCCCCAACTATGCCACTGGAGTTTGTTGGGTGTATCGGGGGATGCGATGAGGCCCTCAGAGAGATCCTGGACCTGCGATATTTTCAAGGTCCCCCAAGAGCCCTCGATCCGGCCAGCCACTTACAGATTAACCAGTCGCTGAACCAGGTGGGGAGTAGGCACAACCACCGACCCAGGCCACCCTCCGAGGGACGGAGCAGACCGCTCAACCCCTCATCCAGGACTCACCCGTCATTCCCCACCGCTGCCGAAGGGAGCAACTCCGTGATGTGCAACTGCGGCCAGGAAGCGCTGCTGCTCACGGTCCGGAAGGACGGACCCAATCAGGGCAGGCAGTTTTACAAATGCGGCGCAGGTGGTTGCAGTTTCTTCCTCTGGGCTGACCAACAGGCGGAAGATGGCACCTCAGGGGCGGCCAGGACCGCGGTGGCTCCGGCACCTCCTCCCGCCGAAGGTAACAGGGTGGGATATGGGAGCTCCGGAGGTGGCAGAGTCAGCGGGGGCACCAACTGCATGTGCAACCAGCCGGCCATCACCCGGGTAGTCCAGAAGGATGGGCCCAACAAGGGACGCCAGTTCCACACGTGTCAGAAGCCGagagagcagcagtgtggtttCTTCCAGTGGGCAGATGAAAATACGGCACCAG gGACTTTTTCCGCGCAAGGTTTCGGAGGCAGAGGACAGCAAAGGGGGCCAAGAGGGAGAAGCAAAAAACCCGGAGCCAATTCCACAGTCGCCGGGCCCACCTCCAAGAGACCACGGACATGTGGATTCTGCCACCAGCCGGGACACACACGGGTCTCCTGTCCTCAGAATAGGTGA